One Drosophila subpulchrella strain 33 F10 #4 breed RU33 chromosome 2R, RU_Dsub_v1.1 Primary Assembly, whole genome shotgun sequence genomic window, ttttaaataatgagCACGAGCTTGATGCGATTTCCAACGAAatgtgtttgtttttaaaaataaaagaatccATATTCACCAATTCGCCAATTAACTCTTGTTTACTTTTAAGTCGATTTTCGATAGTTTTAACAAATGCAACCGTATTTCTAGCTAGTTTTATGCATCCCTGTTTCTAGTACGTTTCAGCACTAGCaccgtgtttttttttagtctTAACTTTTCCGAGCCCTTGGACAACGTGATGCTGGATATGGGTGAGGACACGGACATGGACATGGAGGACGTCGATTTGCTCATCGAAGAGCGCAAGGATATAAAGGTGATGTAGAGGAAGCAGCAGATGCAGTTCCCGATATTGATAGAATGGAGGTGCTGCGAAATATACcgtattttgaaattttcagGTTTCCAGCCGGCAGTTTCCTGGAGGCTACCGGCCCGAAGCTTCTGAAGTTTGCGCGCGATGTGAGGAACGGCGGTGGATCAATCCCCCTTTTCAACACCTTGGAAAGGAAATGGGATTTTATGAAACCTTATTGATGAGCTACATCTGCCCCAGGTGAGAGCTTtgcgtatgtatgtatgtgtgtgtactTTATGGAGATTCATACCttttatatgtataaaaataGGCGAAATTTCATATATAACTAATTTTACCTCGTTAGGATATAGTTAAGGTTTTAGTCCCAATATTTTATTAGATTCCAGATACCTTGCACCAATATAAGGCATCCACATTTGCCTTGCAAACTTTCGATGGGTCGCACTTCCAAGTGGTGTTTATGGATGTAGTTCTCCATAGTAGTTCCACAGcattaaaatagttttaaaaaaaattattcaatttttaaaagattaaaatatttttcatctttTCTGGCGTTTGTTTCCGACAACTGTCCAATAAATGAAAAAGCGATAGATTCCACAGTTCCAAGATTGTGGGATTAttctcatttaaaaaaaacttatgaAGACTCGCATACAGAAGTCATACTAGGCGACTTGTATGCGAAACCAATTCTCAAAACTTATTTTGAAaccatttctaaaaaatattatgacTATATTCAAACCAACACGCCACCATTACTCACTGAAATAATAGAAAAACAAGCAACCCAACTTTTCAATTCCAGGCTTGCTAGAGTGATATCCTTGAAGGTTTTGGCCGAAAGTGGAAGAATGGCCTTCGTGGTGCAGCGCTTTGCAGGCGCAGACACCGGAAAAAAAGGCAAAGCGGCGATTGGCCTTTGACGAGCCGGAATCCGGACCGGGAACCTCTCACCTGTGGAGCCCCTGAGTCACCAGCTAGGTATGTCTAAGTTCCTAAGAAATTTTTGTTCAAGTCGATAACGTTTTCTCTTTTCTAGTCGAGGACAACGACGACAACACCCCAGGGACCGTAGAAGACCTTCCACAGATGGTGTTGGATAAAGACGATGAGTTCATGTACCTCTGGACGGAGGTCGACCCAGGTATGTCTAAATCGTATTATATTTGTAGTCGTCGATAATCTTATCCCTTTTCCAGACGCAGACTCGGAAAAAAAGTTTCAGTCAGATTGTCTGCTGTGCGAAATGGTATTTAGTACCAGAAAACTTCTAAGTGTACACAACAGATCGGACGAGCATCTGGATCTGGACAAAGAGATGAGGACCAAATTTGGCCTTCAAAGTTCGGCTGCCTTCTTCTGCCGGAGGTGCGGAAAAACGGCCACCACTAAAGGCAACCTTAGGCGCAACCTTGCCGTCCACGACGGTAAAAATAAAGGAGTGTGCGATGTGCAGCAAATTGTTCAAATGCCCTGTCTTTTAAAATGCACCAGAAGCGCTGTGAAGTAAGTCTTCATTAATACAGAtaacttttttaatatatttaaatatattttttgaggAAGGAGCTGACGTGGCGGACATGGAGAAGGAGCTGGACGCTCACATAGCCGCCAGCAGCAAGGGTAAAAAAttgtcattttttttaattttacatattatttatttatttattttatttaccgTGGTTTTCGATGCCATATAGCCAACAGGTAAGTGCAGattattttaagtttttgagatctttatgtttatttataaagaatGTGTGTTGAGTGTTTTCTTACGCAGTCGAATAATGGAGCCAAACGAAGACGACTCGAGGATCCCCTGCGACAAATGGCTTCATCTGGCCCCAGACAAATTTTCCCCGCCAAACTTATGAACATACCAAAGGCGTCCCTGGGATCCGTGGTGACAGCACCTGGAGTGGGAGCAGGACCTGCAAGGGTACTTCCAATCCCAGCGGATCCCCACCGATGCATGCACATCCCCAGTGGTATCACAGTTAACGAACACCAGAAGAACATCCTCaccacaaatgaaaatctgaCCATTTCCCTGGCAGAGCCCAACAACAATAACGAAAACagcaataataataacaacaacaccAACAGCTACAACAACAATGTGAAGCAGGTGAAGATGGGCGCCGTCCAGAAAGTGGCCTGGTCGGTGAGCAGCAAAGCGCCCAGTCCCAATGCCCTGATAACCCCAGTATCCAGTCACCAGGTGAGGGTGACGCCTGGCAACCAAATACGGGTGACAGCCGGAGCCAATGTCATCCAGTCGCCATCCGAGTGTTGCCGATGACTCGCCCGCCGGTTGTAATAGGTCAGcgccagcaacagcagcagctacCTAGATCCTTGGCTACCCCCGAAACCACTGCAATCACAGCCAAAGACGCTGGCAAAACCGCTCCAACAGCCAGTTCCACAGAAATTAACGGTACAGCAGCAACCAAAGGCGATCGTGGAACAACAGCTACAGAAAGCGTCCCCGTCGCAGATACTGCCACTGTAAAACTTCCACAACAGAAGACTTCCCTTGGGTCTTTCCAGCAAACGCAAAAGCCACaaaacttcaacttcaactgcaacaacagcaaataGCTTtcctgcaactgcaacagcaacgAATATCCGTATGacaactgcaacagcaacaggaAGCCATGATGGGGCAGTTCCAACAGCAACAGGTGCCAGACCGATGGGTCTGCTGCGGCCACAACTTCAGCCACAGCTCCTGCAACAAAATCCTTTGACGCCGACCCCCACGCCGAGATCACGCCGGTGCCTCCTAACAGTAGAGAGTCATTCAGGTGAAAGCTTAGTCTGCTGGCGTAGTCAACGCCGCAGCCGCCATCATGAGTGCAGCTCGTACTTTGCCCTTCAAAAGCTCATCCCGGCCACTCTGCCACTACCTTCAACGCATCTCCAGGGATTCACAACCAGTGCCACTCCCCCGCAGCGTCTTCTGGCCACTCCGCCACATTGTGCGGCCGCCTTGAATGAGCCGCTGCTGCTCAACCTACCGGCGATCACAAAGCTCTCACGTGGGGCAGATGTAGCTCATCAATTACAATTACGGTGTTAAAAAGATTAATGAAAAACCGTTTAATCCAGAAACTGAACCATTGGATACTAAGACATGAACCACAATGTAAACAGCTTAGCCATGACAATCATTCGACGCTAACTTTCTTAAGCTTATTACAATTCTAACAGAGAATGTGCCAGGTTAAACGGTACATTGGAAAGAGAattttttaaactaatttacatatttataaCCCAAAATTGAACCCACAGATTCCGAGAATATCAAGTGTTTTCAAAGTTGTCGTCCTCTTGCAAGAGGCGTATCATCATTATTATACACTAATAAGTTAAAGCGGCGTTTAAGACAGTCACTTTTTGTTCTGTAGTGTTAATATATCTTTTAGTTCAGTGTGATATATAAAATGAGATTTAATTAAACCCTGTTAAGACTCGAACAAAGTCTTACATGTTAGCAAATGGAAACTTTCATCTGtcattgaaaaattatttctgTTAATGACTTGGGTAATAACCTTTTTAAAGTTATCTCCCATTTTAAAAGGCCTATTTTCGAGTGCGTTGGAATGATCAAATGATCATTTAACCGTCAGGTTTCCAAATGTTCTTCCCGAACTTTATTTAGTCCGAAAAAATCacttttaaataatcttacctTCAATTTCTTAACACCTTTTTTCAGCTAACTTATTTTAACTGTTGAAATTTTGTTTCGATATTTCCTTTTAAACTGTCCTCTTTAAGGTAGGTTTTCTAGGCCTTTTAAATCGTACTATGAGGGAAAGCAGAACAAGAATATTCCGGTTTGACAGGATTAACTTACCGAACTACACAGTTTGAAAGCTAATCCATTTTTCGGATCAACCCCTTGTTTTGATTCAATGACACTGTGCTtgaattttttagaaaatgacTGAATTGGTCCATTGCTGGGCCTCttatttttaacatcaataaaattCCCTATACCATTTGTCCAAAATTAATTAAGCACCATGAATTTTCCTAAACTAACATCTACCATCCCAGGATGATGGTAAATGTAAGCTTGGCCCATTTCTGGTTGTCCTGACATCTTTTTGTCACTGAAAAGATGACCAGCGTATTGGacgtaaatatatatttttacttcACTCTGACCTGAAATGGTATGCGAAGAATCTGCTTTCCTTTTCAGATTTAACAGTCGCTTCATACTGGCTTAAATCGAAACTGGAACAGCTATCTTCTTATTTATAGCATATAGCATCGATGACAATATTATATACTAATGGGTCATTTCTTCAGTCAATACTTGCCAATCCCACTGTTTTGTCGATATCAGTATCCTTCTTAAGAATGTGGAGCAAAAGACTTGTATGTTATTTGTTCCACAGGTACACTTTCCACAACGCATGCCTGAACCTAATAGCAATGAAATAATCATTTGGCGCTGAAAACAATATTTTGAACTTAGTATAGCGatgttttccattttttcagAGCAACAGAATTTGCACTTCCCCCCCCCTTCGGATTCGGTTTGCTTATGCCGATCAGCTTTTGCTTCAGCGATTCCTTATGTGAACAGGAATCCGCTTATAGTTGCACAAGCGATTTTAAGCGGCTGTGTGCAGAGGGTATTAAGCAACCAGCGAAGAGTGTTCTTAAAAGCGGCTTAGCACATTTTTTAAggttatttaaaaatgtcatATGAATTTATATCTTTACTAAGtggtatttatacccgttactcgtagagtaaaacggtatactagattcgtcggaaagtatgtaacaggtagaaggaagcggaTTAGATCTgaaagtgtcgccgaagtgactCCGAGAAGTGCCGCcaaagtggcacatttcttcctgACGGGaagaatgcgatatcgccgaagtaacttctggaagtgtcgccgtagtcactcaaaagtgactttacataggtttgtagaagatacctagaagagtCTTTCCCAATTGAAAAATCTTGAATGAGaacatattttcttatactttaatattttgcatttattttttgtatgtaGGCTTTGTCCGCTTGTATACACGGTCCCAGGTATGTAGGAAATTTTCTGAgcaatgttatttaggttCAGCTCCGTTGACAtaagaaatatattaataaccatctctaaaagaaacagaaaaaaattgttttttgctCAGTCAAAGTAAatacaaggaagaacgctatagtcgagtacctcgactatcagatacccgttactcagctaaagggacaaaagggaaatggagatatgcaagcagccctgatctcaatatatggttatgtggcgGTAGGCagattttagcgttatgggcgttagagtgggcgtggcaaattttttattgggtcaatcgataggtattgacgagactaatacgtttcagttaaaatgttttatctagcatgatcATTGTGGGCGCCAGGGGTTtgggctgtttgtgggcgttagagtgggtgtggcatattcgcgtaacaaacttgcgctgcgctcaagcctacggaatctaaatctgaaatcccaattcccTATCTTtggtagtttccgagatatccgcgttcatatttacgattttttgaagtttgtgggcggtttgtaggctttaaagtgggcgtggcgaacTTGTTTTTGGGTCaaacgataggtattgatgagaacaattcatttcagttaaaatttgtactctagcatcaaaactgtaggagccacagttttgggcggtttgtcggcatttaagtgggcgtggcacgctgctgaaacaaacttgcgcagcgttagctcaggaatctgcatgtcaaatcccaatagcctagcttttatagtttccgtgatctcagcgttcatccagacggacagacagatgtacagacggacagacggacatggctagatcgactcggctagtgatcctgatcaagaatatatatacttcatatatataatatatatacttctgactgaaatcattataccctctgcaagggtataaaaagtttcAAGATTGAGGGCGCTAAACAGGTTTTAGCGTtataggcgttagagtgggcgtagccctctaatgaaacaaacttgcgttgcggaggaatctgcatgcctaatacCAAAATTGTAGCTCGTATAGCTAGCGTATAGTTTTTGAGAACTTAGCATTCATACGGacatagtgatcctgatcataaatacatatatttagttataataaatactttatgTTATAAGAATTTCATTTTCCACGTAGGCTAAATCGGAAATCGGAATaggaaaatcgccctaaaacgGGGGTCAATTACGACTGGGTAACAAAATAAaggcaacattttctaaaaataggcatgtattggtcttacatttagggcgatttttcttagATCTAGGGTTAATTTTCTTAAGtctagggcgatttttctgtttttaaagGTAAATACCcttaacatatgaaaaaatattttaagtgtCAAAGGCGGTATTTCTTGAAATTATGGTGAAGCGCCCTAAAAACAAGAGCAAGTGCCCTAattattaaaactaatttttataaaaaaatcgtGTTTGGACATGTTTACTGGTTCTCGGCAAACATTATCTGCGGTACTTTTTCCAGGATTTTGTTTAGGATTATTTGACTTTAGTGTCCTTTTTTCACTATATTTTGAGAGGGTGAGAAAAGGGCAAGGTTGTTATTTGGCCGCTCCACGCATGTTGGTAAACTGCTTATTAGAGTCATATGAACTGAAAAGTAGTCATTAAACAGAATCAGggaaataacattaatataaaacaacttacttcTTGAGAAAAATTCTGCGACCACGAGAATTGCACTCACGACCGCTGGGTTCGCAGTCGAGAGCACTACCGCTGCACCGAAGACGCATCGCGCTAGGTGACGCGCAAAAAGggtgcatatctcaatttttCTAAGAACAAATTctcaatttaattctaagaaataTTCTCACTAACGAcaacaaattatgttttattttacccaattagactaaatacattaaaaaattattattttaatgaagtatacatttttttgtgttctaaaaatgtttttgcctctgcaaacaaaattgtttaagaattcaattctaaaaacttgcacaaaaaagaaaaataaatgttgactCTTCGTGGGCTCGAACTCACGCCAATTAAATGCGTTTGAAAGTTCAACGCATTAGACCGCTAGGCCACcgattttcaaattttaaggGCGATTTTCTAGTTTCAAGGGCGATTTTGgatgattttttgttttacgaAATAAGGCGATTTGCCCTAAAtatgagaaaatattaaaagtatatGCTCGGAAAAATTCGCCCTACATAATAGAAATTTGAGAAAAATTAaccctaaaacatattttctatggcgatttttcctatatttagggcgatttttcttaaTGTTAGGGCGATTTCAtgtttagggcgatttttctagtatttagaaaaataattttatgagtGTAGATGCCACCCACTTTCTGCTTTTACACGtttgaaaaatattgattttaggAAAAATAGCATTCAAAAAACGAATCATTCGTCACTATACCATATCCTCACCTTTATATCAGACATGGCCAGCAGATGCAGAGCATacaatacataaatttaatatagtttatttattttatcgaatgtaatatcatttttcgtcacaattgttgatatcagaaatttttgttaaaggcgaaAGGCGAACGCctctactttttacctcgttaagaggtgtttttgtttgatatcagaagttttttttgcacaagagtttaagtaccccaaaaCCATgtctaggagtcgtccccatatggcttggctattgaaaaaccaaacacacagattctacccctaatcttagctgaacgccaccttaaattaggcacaacaagttttatcgcttcaattacctattttaatagcacaagtttggaatctcaagggctgtatagtttcagattccaagagaaatctgtcgtttcttacatttcccgccgaactagcgggtttttgcaaagtggtagaacaaatagatcaagtttcctatttcgattagcttcttgcaagtaaaggaccctaaaaccataacagattttccgtttgaaaaaatcgaataagaatttttttcatcaaattggttttttcttgtttacttgaataagtatgaaatattacgtatacggagctgaaacgagttgcactttttatcgcttaatatcttccaaacggtaatttttagggcaaaaagtgttatatatcaaaagtttaggaatctcaagggctgtatgatttaaaatttaaaaagaaatcgttcgactcaattttgagaaaatagtcaaaaagtggttttaaaaaataaatttttatcataactccaaatctattatattcagacaattttactgtataaatagtatttagcaaattaaattattttttcagagatatatagcacgtttctgtagcattagcaTTGTTTAgaactataagcattttaaatctggttttttttttatttcccgctaaaatagcgggtttttccaaaagtcgtaggacaaacgttttctattttaagctgctttatacacccatagggtttccaaaaccctaaaactaagatgggatgcatacaaacccacaaacaaagggacaaacattttcattttgggaagaagaagaaaatcttgttttttgaattacttttgaacggaacatcggatttcaacaaatgagatgtcattcgacgcgtattctcagtaaaaataaaactagctaaactgccgggggcttttatccccaccgtatccagcagcttcaattttctaaatttttacttttacactttcaccgctttttctcccaaagaaatctatatttcgaaagtcttggtatgcaatcttcttagttcttgtagattatcttgttttttactctcactgttttcaaaattattggTCTGCGACAGACTTACCTGAGAATTGTTTCTCTTTCACTTTTAAGCCACTATTTATTAAACATAACAATGTTAATTGTTGTAGTTTTGCTTTAACTTCTAACTCCTTCACTTAAGTAAACGCaaaagtgaaaaagaagaaaaatggcgtgtgccttccagaaaaacaacaagcaacaataacaacggttccgctaatccgttgttgttctgtttttttggcatgtcCCGTTTGGTCTATGCATCTTGCACTTAGAAACAGGGTGTTTATAGACATATCCGACTATGCAAGtcgttataaaaaatatatatttttaaaacttcacatattaataaataatattaataaacctatatatatttatttaagaaatacaaataatttaaaacccaaacatattattttaattggtcgttttaacatttacgaaaaaatgtcgcattattcaaaaggcaagggtgcacaaaagtattgctattttaattgctgggcCTCCTTGCCCTCACACGCATTTCTCCAGCTGAGAGAGCCCAAAAGTACTTTTTGTGCGTTCTCTTTGCGGACTCCGACTGAGGGCGCGTCTCTTTGCCGCCGTTGcgctcagctctgccggcTTCGCTTGctgctctgccgacgtcgcagtcgGCTTCGTGATGATTGGGCGCCTACAtaactcaattgtggaactgcagggtgtgtataaaccctttgcgggatttttttggCACATCCACTTTCgactaacggaacccattgaataccttcaaaattttcGTACTTTatactaagatcaatgcacaacaccTTAAAgttaatgtagcacttacctgactttattatattaactaaacgattaaagttaCTCTGGGCGCACAAttaaatggatgcttccctttcagtcactcaaaaagaatgcaccaagtcttcttctcactcctttacttgatttcttttgttttctcttcgctgttggcgcgtgccactgcacttataccctttctaaggcgaaatatatccgactgtgtaatttttacttcttaagtaaaaaatacaatacgaattttttaaaaatggtaatattaaaatgttttaaatatttaaatcaattttaacgcaCTCATTTTCTAtaactaccctaaaaaatctATTGTATAATgtaatgtataataagtaaacataaaattataagtaaattcaaattacttaattttactataatcaaataatttacttatataaaacaatattagttgtttattttcgattttaaaaaataaaatattagggcattctcATGTCGCTGCTCTAccaaaatttttccgccgaaatattagtcgctagccgaacataacggagacgcaaaaaaaaaataacggaccggccgaaatttgtctgcgagcgcggagtgcaggcataTTATAAGGCAAGAAACAGAGGGAAATCTCCAAATATCTGTCTGTGTTATTTGCACGaccgttttcgtaggcagtcttctacgctgcgccgactgctctgctgacgtcaacggcggcacagcgttttaggcacaacaaaaaaacaaaagagctttttgccttgagccatgtcaccgcgtccctactgcagaactgaagggatgTCACCGCGGTattcacaaggtgattcacaagtgaaccTTTTTCGTAGGCATAGAGAGAGAATAAAAAAGGGAGAGAGCCCTTTCTCTTTCCGAGATCTTCCTGGCTGGAAATTGTAAATTACACATTCTGGCGAATATTCATTTGGTAACGGCCGTCACAATCGCTTGACCTTTTGCCGCTAACTAGAGCCGCATTGTTCCCAGCTGAGGAACGTTTTCGGAGCGTGTTTCTAAATGTTTCGCAAGTCTGTTGCGATTCGGGCACAAGTCGTTGACTGATAACAATAGTGTTATGGGACTGACCGGGGCTCCATTCAGTTGCGAGCAGTGCGAGATGGCGAGCGGTACCCCAGAAATTCAGTACTACGACCACGAGCTCAACATCCGCCAAGTGATCGAGCAGTCAGATCTGCAGGGTCTGGACCAGGCCCTCAACATCTGCGATCTGTCCAGTGTGGAGAGGAAGCATCGTCTGTGGCAGGAGTTCCTGCCCAGGATAAAGCCCTACTACGCCGTCAAGTGCAATGACGATCCGGTGGTGGTCAAGCTCTTGGCTGAGCTGGGTGCCGGATTCGACTGCGCCTCCAAAAACGAGCTCAAACTAGTGAGTGTTCGAGGGGAACACTCTTCGACAGCAAAAGAAAGAGAAAAATGTCAACTGCAATCCGATTTTCTTCATTTGAAATCAGCTTCGAAAGAAGTATACAAATTTACTATTGCTTTGATAAGCATCAAAGTGTCTTTATCAGGAGTGTCCCATATATCGTTAAAGTCTTTGTCTCAATTTATGATAAAGCTCATACTATTTATGACTTCTTCGCgttaatacaaatttaaccAACGCAAAGATTATCgagatatttttatacccgctactcgtagagtaaaagggtgtactagattcgtcggaatcTTGATCAGGAGCACTAGCCGAGTCGgtttagccatgtccatctgtccgtatgaacgctgagatctcggaaactataagagctacaatactgtgattaggcatgcagattcctgcgcaacgcaagtttgtttcagcagggtgccacgcccaaacctgtggcgcccacaattgtcatgcttgataaaaaattttaactgaaatgtaatagtctcgtcaatagctatcgattgttccacgcacactctaacgcccataacgcttaaatctgtctaccgcccacataaccatttATTGAGATCaagggtaggtggcgcatttcaatctcgctttgctgcttgcatatctccatttccctttggtccctttaactgagtaacgcgtatcgttcttccttgtttcttaCGTGACCTTAAACTATTTTTAGGCACTCAAATCGATCCACCCTAACACATATATATAACATCTTTAGGTCTTAGGATTTGGCGTGTCGCCTGAACGTATTATCTTTGCTCATCCTTGTCGTCCTGCCAGCCATTTAAAGTTCGCCAAGGAACAGGAGGTTGTCAGTGGCACGGTGGATAATGAATTCGAGGTTTACAAGCTGAGCAAGTACTTTCCCAACTCCAAGTAAGTTCTACCCAACTCAATATTTTAGTGGTACAATGATAGAGTTCCGTATTTAAGTCTCATCGTAAGATTCAAGAGCGAGGCCAAGAAGGCGTTGTGTCCATTGGGCGAAAAATATGGCTGTGATGCGGAGGCAGACGCTCCGGCTCTAATGCTTCTTTCCAAGGCCCTGGGTCTCAAGGTGACTGGCACCAGTTTCCATGTGGGTTCCGGATGCAGCGACGTGGAGGCCTACGATCGAGCCGTCGAGAAGGCCGAAAAAATTTTTCGGTTTGGCGAGCTTATAGGTCATAAGATGGATTTATTAGATGTTGGGGGAGGCTTTCCGGGCGTAGATGATGAATTGTTCGAGGAGGTGTGTGCAACAAAGCTTCCGTCTTAGAGCTATTTGTATAGAGAGACGCCCTTTACAGATAGCTGTCGCTGTTAACACCTCGGTGCAGCTCCGTTTCCCCGATGAGCGTGTTCAAGTAATTGCAGAGCCAGGACGTTTCTTTGTGGAGGCTGCCTACACATTGGTCTGCAAGATTCACGCTAAGCGAGAGGTCCGCAATGAAAACGGAAAGCTGGAGAAAATGATGTACTACCTAAATGATGGCATCTATGGAGGCTTCGCAGGAATATTTTACTGCCCTGAGAAGCTAACTCCTGTTCTTTACCtggtaagaaaataataaatctCTTTACAAgccaatttaattattatatatcttaaaatcttttcaatttcatatttatttttaaatcccATATTTATTGGCAGAAATATTCGCGTCTGATCCTATaaagaatatcaaacaaaaacacctcttaacgaggtagaaagtagtggcgaacgcgcctttaacaaaaatttctgatatcaacaattgtgacgaaaaatgatagtacattcgataaaaaaaataaactatattaaatttatgatttcggcccgcaccagtaaatatttatttacgtacacgtaaattttc contains:
- the LOC119551342 gene encoding daxx-like protein; amino-acid sequence: MHIPSGITVNEHQKNILTTNENLTISLAEPNNNNENSNNNNNNTNSYNNNVKQVKMGAVQKVAWSSPGEGDAWQPNTGDSRSQCHPVAIRVLPMTRPPVVIGQRQQQQQLPRSLATPETTAITAKDAGKTAPTASSTEINGTAATKGDRGTTATESVPVADTATVKLPQQKTSLGSFQQTQKPQNFNFNCNNSK
- the LOC119550651 gene encoding ornithine decarboxylase 2-like; amino-acid sequence: MASGTPEIQYYDHELNIRQVIEQSDLQGLDQALNICDLSSVERKHRLWQEFLPRIKPYYAVKCNDDPVVVKLLAELGAGFDCASKNELKLVLGFGVSPERIIFAHPCRPASHLKFAKEQEVVSGTVDNEFEVYKLSKYFPNSNLIVRFKSEAKKALCPLGEKYGCDAEADAPALMLLSKALGLKVTGTSFHVGSGCSDVEAYDRAVEKAEKIFRFGELIGHKMDLLDVGGGFPGVDDELFEEIAVAVNTSVQLRFPDERVQVIAEPGRFFVEAAYTLVCKIHAKREVRNENGKLEKMMYYLNDGIYGGFAGIFYCPEKLTPVLYLDEVESRPKFKSLIWGPSCDALDKISDNWLLPNLNCGDLLVFHNMGAYTIPIASPFNGFDVPETRYFLAKRL